The region TTTAATTGTAAAAGTATTCCTTATCTGAGAAATCCAAAAGGAATTGGATAGATACTTTTGGTATTTCTTGCTTTTTTAACACAGCGATGTTGTTATAAATACAACAATTATGTATGTTTGTGTTATATTTATGTAAATTATGAGAGTCATTTTAGTAATTGGTGCAGGTAGATCCGCATCTTCGTTGATACAGTATCTTTTAAATAAATCAATAGAAGAGGATTTGCATCTCGTTATTGGGGACCTGTCATTGGACTTGGCTCAAAGGAAAACGAATAATCATCCTAATGCAACAGCAATAGCTTTGGATATTTTTGATGCCAATCAAAGAAAAGAAGCGATTCAAAAAGCCGATATCGTTATCTCGATGTTGCCGGCTCATTTGCATATCGAAGTTGCCAGAGATTGTATTGCCTATAAAAAAAATATGGTTACCGCCTCTTATATTAGCGATCAAATGCAGAAGCTGGACGCGGCTGCCAAAGAAAACAATCTTATTTTTATGAATGAGATTGGTCTGGATCCGGGGATTGACCACATGAGTGCGATGAAAGTTATTGACAGCATTAGGGATAAAGGAGGAAAAATGCTTTTATTCGAATCCTTTTGTGGTGGCCTAGTTGCTCCTGAATCTGACAACAACCTTTGGAATTATAAATTTACTTGGGCTCCGCGTAATGTGGTACTTGCCGGACAAGGCGGTTGCGCAAAGTTTATCCAAGAAGGGACTTATAAATACATTCCCTATTGTAATTTATTTAGAAGGACTGAATTCTTGGAAGTGGAAGGTTATGGACGATTTGAGGCTTATTCCAATAGAGATTCGCTAAAATATAAAAGCGTCTATGGTTTAGATGACGTTCTAACTTTATATAGGGGTACAATAAGGCGTATTGGTTTTTCAAAGGCTTGGAATATGTTTGTTCAACTGGGAATGACTGATGATAGCTATGTGATGGAGGATTCTGAAAATATGAGTTACCGCCAATTTGTGAATTCCTTTTTGCCTTATCATCCAACGGATTCAGTTGAAATTAAAACGCGTTTGATTCTAAAAATCGATCAGGATGATATTATGTGGGATAAGCTACTGGAATTGGATTTGTTCAACGATGCTAAAATCGTTGGCCTCAAAAATGCTACACCGGCTCAAATATTAGAAAAAATATTAAGCGAAAGTTGGGCACTGCAAGCCAATGACAAAGATATGATCGTGATGTATCATAAATTTGGTTACGAATTAGATGGAGTAAAACAGCAAATCGATTCAAAAATGGTTTGTATAGGAGACGATCAAACCTATACGGCAATGGCTAAAACCGTTGGTTTGCCGGTTGCTATGGCTACTTTGCAAATATTAAACGGAAAAATAAAAACTCCAGGAGTACAGCTTCCTATCAATAAAGAAGTGTATCTGCCTATTTTGGAAGAGTTAGAGGAGTATGGAGTTGTCTTTAAAGAGCAATCCATGCCATATTTGGGGTATAAACCCGATAAGATTTTTAGTTAGATTTTTTTTAGATTTTTTTAGTTTTTATTATTCCGCTTCCATGCCAGGAAGCGGATTTTTTTTGCTGTTTATATTTTAGATTGAATAGTGATGGGTAGGCTGTACATTGTTCGAACGGCTTCTCCATTGACTTTTCCAGGATTCCATTTAGGGCTTAATTTTAAAACTCTTACGGCTTCTTCTCCCGTTCCATAGCCAATGTCTCGAAGTAATTTAATGTCACTTAGACTACCGTCTACCTCAACAATGAATGTTACATATATTTTTCCTTTTAAATTAGCTTGTGTTGGGATTTTATAGTTTTGAGCAACAAAAGAGTAAAATTTTTCCATTCCTTCAGGGTAAGATGGGTTTTCTGTGAGCTCGCTAACGTTGTGTGTTTCTCCTTCCGATTTTTTAACTTTTTGGTTTTTAGGATCGTAAATATCTATTTCGATTGATTCTGAAGCTCCTTTTTTTAATATTGCCAAAAGTTCTTCAGGTGTAGGTAAAGGTTCTTTTTTGGG is a window of Flavobacterium acetivorans DNA encoding:
- a CDS encoding saccharopine dehydrogenase family protein yields the protein MRVILVIGAGRSASSLIQYLLNKSIEEDLHLVIGDLSLDLAQRKTNNHPNATAIALDIFDANQRKEAIQKADIVISMLPAHLHIEVARDCIAYKKNMVTASYISDQMQKLDAAAKENNLIFMNEIGLDPGIDHMSAMKVIDSIRDKGGKMLLFESFCGGLVAPESDNNLWNYKFTWAPRNVVLAGQGGCAKFIQEGTYKYIPYCNLFRRTEFLEVEGYGRFEAYSNRDSLKYKSVYGLDDVLTLYRGTIRRIGFSKAWNMFVQLGMTDDSYVMEDSENMSYRQFVNSFLPYHPTDSVEIKTRLILKIDQDDIMWDKLLELDLFNDAKIVGLKNATPAQILEKILSESWALQANDKDMIVMYHKFGYELDGVKQQIDSKMVCIGDDQTYTAMAKTVGLPVAMATLQILNGKIKTPGVQLPINKEVYLPILEELEEYGVVFKEQSMPYLGYKPDKIFS